The following are encoded together in the Nocardioides okcheonensis genome:
- a CDS encoding ABC transporter substrate-binding protein, translating to MRPASPRRAALACCALIVAAATAACSGEDEPRPQPTQPSTQSGKPSEKPRQITFGAYGSKEEVAAFQSVVDSFNAASSTREVTLKSWPDHESALEDVLAGNAPDAFLTSRIDLDQLVEAQAIKPVSLLLDERGVDFGDRFSRDAVDAFAMDSELQCMAYSVSPMVVYYNTDLVDFDKMERRDYDVPTANSEGVRERWTLAEFGAAATFASRKGDKRGVWIDPTLQGLAPFIYSGDGQVFDDDREPTSLAFSDDSTREALDQTLQILRDPTLTPTNAQLARATPVQLFKRGELAMIAGFRNLVPELRDADDLEFDVLPMPTIDSRATVGDISGLCLSADSKVQGDAADFIAYAVSDSAISTVASTGYIVPANTEVASSSEFLAPQLEPAHAGIYNDSIRYMEVPPFIDQREELIEAVTPLLERLVTAPGTLDLDQTTQEIDDASRLILSPEETESPSESPSETPSESPSE from the coding sequence GTGCGTCCTGCGTCTCCCCGTCGTGCTGCCCTGGCCTGCTGCGCCCTGATCGTCGCCGCGGCCACCGCCGCCTGCTCCGGCGAGGACGAGCCGCGCCCGCAGCCGACGCAGCCGTCGACGCAGTCGGGCAAGCCGTCGGAGAAGCCGCGCCAGATCACCTTCGGCGCCTACGGCAGCAAGGAGGAGGTCGCGGCCTTCCAGAGCGTCGTCGACTCCTTCAACGCCGCCTCCAGCACCCGCGAGGTGACGCTGAAGTCGTGGCCCGACCACGAGTCGGCGCTCGAGGACGTGCTGGCCGGCAACGCGCCCGACGCGTTCCTCACCTCGCGCATCGACCTCGACCAGCTCGTCGAGGCGCAGGCGATCAAGCCGGTCAGCCTGCTGCTCGACGAGCGCGGCGTCGACTTCGGCGACCGGTTCTCCCGCGACGCCGTCGACGCGTTCGCGATGGACTCCGAGCTGCAGTGCATGGCCTACTCGGTCTCGCCGATGGTCGTCTACTACAACACCGACCTCGTCGACTTCGACAAGATGGAGCGCCGCGACTACGACGTCCCGACCGCCAACAGCGAGGGCGTGCGCGAGCGCTGGACGCTGGCGGAGTTCGGCGCCGCCGCGACGTTCGCCTCGCGCAAGGGCGACAAGCGCGGCGTGTGGATCGACCCGACCCTGCAGGGCCTCGCGCCGTTCATCTACTCCGGCGACGGGCAGGTCTTCGACGACGACCGCGAGCCCACCTCGCTCGCGTTCTCCGACGACTCGACCCGCGAGGCCCTCGACCAGACCCTGCAGATCCTGCGCGACCCGACGCTCACGCCCACCAACGCCCAGCTGGCCCGCGCGACGCCGGTGCAGCTGTTCAAGCGGGGCGAGCTCGCGATGATCGCCGGCTTCCGCAACCTCGTCCCCGAGCTGCGCGACGCCGACGACCTCGAGTTCGACGTCCTGCCGATGCCGACCATCGACAGCCGGGCGACGGTCGGCGACATCAGCGGGCTGTGCCTGTCGGCCGACTCGAAGGTCCAGGGCGACGCCGCCGACTTCATCGCCTACGCCGTCTCGGACTCGGCCATCTCGACGGTCGCCTCGACCGGCTACATCGTCCCGGCCAACACCGAGGTGGCGTCGTCCTCGGAGTTCCTCGCCCCCCAGCTCGAGCCGGCCCACGCCGGCATCTACAACGACAGCATCCGCTACATGGAGGTGCCGCCGTTCATCGACCAGCGCGAGGAGCTGATCGAGGCGGTGACCCCGCTGCTCGAGCGGCTGGTCACGGCTCCCGGGACCCTCGACCTCGACCAGACCACGCAGGAGATCGACGACGCGTCGAGGCTGATCCTGTCTCCCGAGGAGACCGAGTCGCCCTCGGAGTCGCCGTCGGAGACGCCCAGCGAGTCTCCGTCGGAGTGA
- a CDS encoding type II toxin-antitoxin system PemK/MazF family toxin produces MSLRRRLTRLLSPSPSRSRGPAAPGGVSARYAPEADGAPDPGEVVWAWVPYEEDPRQGKDRPVLVLDTAGDGWTGLMLTSKDHDRDAADEARWGRHWMDVGNGGWDRQGRPSEVRLDRLVHLDRDGVRREGAALDRDVFEAVVAAVRGLSR; encoded by the coding sequence ATGAGCCTCCGTCGACGCCTCACGCGGCTGCTGTCGCCGTCGCCGTCCCGCTCCCGCGGCCCGGCCGCGCCCGGCGGGGTCAGCGCCCGCTACGCCCCCGAGGCCGACGGCGCGCCCGACCCCGGCGAGGTGGTCTGGGCCTGGGTGCCCTACGAGGAGGACCCGCGCCAGGGCAAGGACCGTCCGGTGCTGGTGCTCGACACGGCGGGCGACGGCTGGACCGGGCTGATGCTGACCAGCAAGGACCACGACCGCGACGCCGCCGACGAGGCCCGGTGGGGACGGCACTGGATGGACGTCGGCAACGGCGGCTGGGACCGGCAGGGACGGCCGAGCGAGGTCCGGCTGGACCGGCTGGTCCACCTCGACCGCGACGGCGTGCGCCGGGAGGGTGCGGCCCTCGACCGGGATGTCTTCGAGGCGGTCGTCGCGGCGGTGCGTGGACTGTCCCGTTAG
- the hrpA gene encoding ATP-dependent RNA helicase HrpA, whose protein sequence is MAPVVKITYPPELPVSARRDDIAAAIRDHQVVIVAGETGSGKTTQLPKICLELGRGQDKLIGHTQPRRIAARSVAERIAEELGTELGDVVGYQVRFTDRTSRASRVKLMTDGILLAELQRDRDLRRYDTIIIDEAHERSLNIDFLLGYLKRLLPRRPDLKVVITSATIDVDRFAAHFDAPVVEVSGRTYPVEVRYRPLLELPEDDEDGEPVQRDQTEAIVDAVRELSGEGPGDVLVFLPGEREIRDTADAFDALRSDRLEIVPLYSRLSASDQHKVFSSHSSLVRRVVLATNVAETSLTVPGIRYVVDTGVARISRYSVRTKVQRLPIEPISQASANQRSGRCGRVSEGIAIRLYSEEDFEARPEFTDPEILRTNLASVILQMASLRLGDIARFPFVEPPDRRNIKAGTDLLEELGALTAAPVEGAGSRDRRRRDQRPQGPRLTEVGRRLARLPIDPRLGRMILEAERLGCLRDVLVIAAALSVQDPRERPEEQRAQADQLHARFTHESSDFLTWLNLWRHLKQQQKELSSSAFRRMCKREHLNYLRIREWQDYESQLRQVCKEMKLDLGKGGLEARSARTSTTDGGEGGAAHDEDGIHQALLSGLLSHVGALEEREKGKPGERRPMREYLGARGARFAVFPGSVLKGRNPGFLMSAELVETSRLWARQNAAIQPEWAERLGAHLVKRTYSEPHWSRKRAAVMARERVTLYGVPLVADRLVQYGRIDPPLARELFIRHALVERDWDSRHRFLAENARLLEEAEELEHRARRRDIVVDEQTLFDFYDARVGDDVVSGQHFDQWWKRARQKKPDLLTFDPDMLTNEAAGEVRERDFPTQWHDSDEAGLTFPISYHFEPGAVDDGLTIDVPVATLNRIDADDFSWLVPGLREELVTELIRSLPKNLRVSMVPAPNTAREFLAATPPGAEPLLDALERFARSTRSLVIDRDAWDWSKVPAHLRPTYRVVTEEGAEAGRSKDLDALKEPLRPTFERAMADVAADSGVTATGRTAWTFGTVEESFVQRRAGHEVRGFPALVDEGATVGLQVLATADEAAAHHRLGVRRLVLLALGPPDPVDEVLAAAGLDQRAKLALVGSPYPSVGDLLDDVRAGIVGEVVDARPVVRDEEAFDALVVAARDAVAERTSAAVHDVMRVLESWRAADRAISGRTDLMTLPALTDMRAQVGRLMTVGVVGEAGPSRLRDLSRYLAAVTTRRERLDQQVARDRQLMDQLSGLQDAWLHAVAALPDGQPLPQHLRDARWLIEEYRVSLFAQQLGTREKVSDQRIRKVLGRSAS, encoded by the coding sequence ATGGCGCCCGTTGTGAAGATCACCTACCCGCCGGAGCTCCCGGTCTCCGCCCGCCGCGACGACATCGCCGCGGCCATCCGCGACCACCAGGTCGTGATCGTCGCCGGCGAGACCGGCTCCGGGAAGACGACCCAGCTGCCCAAGATCTGCCTCGAGCTGGGCCGCGGGCAGGACAAGCTGATCGGCCACACCCAGCCGCGCCGGATCGCCGCCCGCTCGGTGGCGGAGCGGATCGCGGAGGAGCTCGGCACCGAGCTCGGCGACGTCGTCGGCTACCAGGTGCGCTTCACCGACCGCACCAGCCGGGCGAGCCGGGTCAAGCTGATGACCGACGGCATCCTGCTGGCCGAGCTCCAGCGCGACCGCGACCTGCGCCGGTACGACACGATCATCATCGACGAGGCCCACGAGCGCAGCCTCAACATCGACTTCCTCCTCGGCTACCTCAAGCGGCTGCTGCCGCGCCGGCCCGACCTCAAGGTGGTCATCACCAGCGCGACCATCGACGTCGACCGCTTCGCTGCCCACTTCGACGCACCGGTCGTCGAGGTCTCGGGACGGACCTACCCGGTCGAGGTGCGCTACCGCCCGCTCCTCGAGCTGCCGGAGGACGACGAGGACGGCGAGCCGGTCCAGCGCGACCAGACCGAGGCGATCGTCGACGCGGTCCGCGAGCTGTCGGGCGAGGGGCCGGGCGACGTGCTCGTCTTCCTGCCGGGGGAGCGCGAGATCCGCGACACCGCCGACGCGTTCGACGCGCTGAGGAGCGACCGGCTGGAGATCGTTCCGCTCTACTCCCGCCTCAGCGCCTCCGACCAGCACAAGGTGTTCTCCAGCCATTCCTCGCTCGTGCGCCGCGTGGTGCTCGCCACCAACGTCGCCGAGACGTCGCTGACCGTCCCCGGCATCCGGTACGTCGTCGACACCGGCGTGGCGCGGATCAGCCGCTACTCCGTGCGGACCAAGGTGCAGCGGCTGCCGATCGAGCCGATCAGCCAGGCGTCGGCCAACCAGCGCTCGGGCAGGTGCGGCCGTGTGTCGGAGGGCATCGCGATCCGGCTCTACTCGGAGGAGGACTTCGAGGCGCGCCCGGAGTTCACCGACCCCGAGATCCTGCGCACCAACCTCGCCAGCGTCATCCTGCAGATGGCCTCGCTGCGCCTCGGCGACATCGCGCGCTTCCCCTTCGTCGAGCCGCCCGACCGGCGCAACATCAAGGCCGGCACCGACCTCCTCGAGGAGCTCGGCGCGCTGACGGCCGCCCCGGTCGAGGGGGCGGGGTCTCGAGACAGGCGCCGACGCGACCAGCGCCCGCAGGGCCCGCGGCTGACCGAGGTCGGCCGGCGCCTGGCGCGGCTGCCGATCGACCCGCGCCTGGGCCGGATGATCCTCGAGGCCGAGCGCCTCGGCTGCCTGCGCGACGTGCTGGTCATCGCCGCGGCGCTGTCGGTCCAGGACCCCCGCGAGCGGCCGGAGGAGCAGCGCGCCCAGGCCGACCAGCTGCACGCGCGCTTCACCCACGAGTCCAGCGACTTCCTCACCTGGCTCAACCTGTGGCGCCACCTCAAGCAGCAGCAGAAGGAGCTCTCGTCGAGCGCCTTCCGCCGGATGTGCAAGCGCGAGCACCTCAACTACCTCCGCATCCGCGAGTGGCAGGACTACGAGTCCCAGCTGCGCCAGGTCTGCAAGGAGATGAAGCTCGACCTCGGCAAGGGGGGTCTCGAGGCTCGCTCCGCTCGCACCTCGACCACCGATGGTGGGGAGGGCGGTGCCGCCCACGACGAGGACGGGATCCACCAGGCGCTGCTGTCCGGCCTGCTCAGCCACGTCGGCGCGCTCGAGGAGCGCGAGAAGGGCAAGCCGGGCGAGCGGCGGCCGATGCGGGAGTACCTCGGGGCCCGGGGCGCGCGCTTCGCGGTCTTCCCCGGCAGCGTGCTCAAGGGGCGCAACCCCGGCTTCCTGATGAGCGCCGAGCTCGTCGAGACGTCGCGGCTGTGGGCCCGGCAGAACGCCGCGATCCAGCCCGAGTGGGCCGAGCGCCTCGGCGCCCACCTGGTGAAGCGGACCTACTCCGAGCCGCACTGGTCGCGCAAGCGGGCCGCGGTGATGGCGCGTGAGCGGGTCACCCTCTACGGCGTCCCGCTGGTGGCCGACCGGCTCGTGCAGTACGGCCGGATCGACCCGCCGCTGGCGCGCGAGCTGTTCATCCGGCACGCGCTGGTCGAGCGCGACTGGGACTCGCGCCACCGGTTCCTCGCCGAGAACGCGCGGCTGCTCGAGGAGGCCGAGGAGCTCGAGCACCGGGCCCGCCGCCGCGACATCGTCGTCGACGAGCAGACGCTGTTCGACTTCTACGACGCCCGGGTGGGCGACGACGTGGTCAGCGGCCAGCACTTCGACCAGTGGTGGAAGCGGGCGCGGCAGAAGAAGCCCGACCTGCTCACGTTCGACCCGGACATGCTGACCAACGAGGCCGCCGGCGAGGTGCGCGAGCGCGACTTCCCGACCCAGTGGCACGACAGCGACGAGGCCGGCCTGACGTTCCCGATCAGCTATCACTTCGAGCCGGGCGCCGTCGACGACGGGCTGACGATCGACGTCCCGGTCGCCACGCTCAACCGGATCGACGCCGACGACTTCTCGTGGCTGGTGCCGGGCCTGCGCGAGGAGCTGGTGACCGAGCTGATCCGCTCGCTCCCGAAGAACCTGCGGGTCTCGATGGTCCCCGCGCCCAACACGGCGCGGGAGTTCCTCGCCGCCACCCCGCCCGGCGCGGAGCCGCTGCTCGACGCCCTCGAGCGGTTCGCCCGCAGCACCCGCAGCCTGGTCATCGACCGCGACGCGTGGGACTGGTCGAAGGTGCCGGCCCACCTGCGGCCGACCTACCGCGTGGTGACCGAGGAGGGCGCCGAGGCCGGGCGCAGCAAGGACCTCGACGCCCTCAAGGAGCCGCTGCGGCCCACGTTCGAGCGGGCCATGGCCGACGTGGCCGCCGACTCCGGGGTCACCGCCACCGGCCGGACGGCGTGGACGTTCGGCACGGTCGAGGAGTCGTTCGTGCAGCGCCGCGCCGGGCACGAGGTGCGCGGCTTCCCGGCGCTCGTCGACGAGGGCGCCACCGTCGGGCTCCAGGTGCTGGCCACCGCCGACGAGGCAGCGGCGCACCACCGGCTCGGCGTACGCCGGCTCGTCCTGCTGGCGCTCGGCCCTCCCGACCCGGTCGACGAGGTGCTGGCCGCGGCCGGCCTCGACCAGAGAGCCAAGCTCGCGCTGGTCGGGTCGCCCTACCCCTCGGTCGGCGACCTGCTCGACGACGTCCGCGCCGGCATCGTCGGCGAGGTCGTCGACGCCCGACCCGTCGTGCGTGACGAGGAGGCGTTCGACGCGCTGGTCGTCGCCGCCCGGGACGCGGTCGCGGAGCGCACGAGCGCCGCAGTCCACGACGTCATGCGCGTGCTGGAGTCGTGGCGGGCGGCGGACAGGGCGATCTCCGGGCGCACCGACCTGATGACGCTGCCGGCGCTCACCGACATGCGGGCGCAGGTCGGACGCCTGATGACCGTCGGCGTCGTGGGGGAGGCGGGGCCCTCACGGCTGCGCGACCTCAGCCGCTACCTCGCCGCGGTGACGACGCGCCGCGAGCGCCTCGACCAGCAGGTCGCCCGCGACCGCCAGCTGATGGACCAGCTCTCCGGCCTGCAGGACGCCTGGCTGCACGCCGTCGCCGCACTGCCCGACGGCCAGCCGCTGCCGCAGCACCTGCGCGACGCGCGCTGGCTGATCGAGGAGTACCGCGTCTCGCTCTTCGCCCAGCAGCTCGGCACCCGGGAGAAGGTCAGCGACCAGCGCATCCGCAAGGTGCTGGGTCGCTCCGCGTCCTAG